CATTCTAAAGGTATCAATTGTTTATCATGGTGTTCACATGCAGCAAGTTCACTTCCCAGAATCACATGAGTGAGTGCCttcattttattctttttctcTGTGCACTTCAACAGGTTTTGGGATTAGAATCCTGTGCCGACACCATGATTGGAGATGAAATGTTGAGAGGCATCTCTGGAGGACAAAAGAAACGTGTCACCACAGGTACTCCCATATGCAGACTCATCATAAGAACAAAACCTTTTCTTAAATTGCGTCTGATCTTTCCTATGATGTCCTATGTTGGTGATCTTTGCTGATTTGTGCTGGATGTCTGGTAATTTGGCAATACTACACAGGTGAGATGATTGTTGGGCCATCGAGGGCACTGTTTATGGATGAGATATCCACTGGTCTAGACAGCTCTACCACATTCCAAATTGTGAATTCTCTCAGGCAAACGGTTCACATTCTCAGCGCAACGTGTGTCATTTCACTGCTTCAACCAGCACCAGAGACGTATGAACTCTTTGATGACATAATTCTTCTTTCAGAAGGACAGATTGTTTATCAAGGGCCTTGTGAGAATGTGCTTGAGTTCTTTGAATCCATGGGCTTCAGATGTCCTGAGAGGAAAGGCGTTGCAGACTTCTTGCAGGAGGTAAGTTAATAAACTGTAACATGATACTTAAAAGTTGACTTTGTAGCTTGCCCCACTATAATGATAAAACTCCTGGTGATATTTTCAGGTAACGTCAATGAAAGATCAGCAGCAGTATTGGGTGCGAACCAATGAACTTTATAGATATGTACCTATCAGGGAATTTGCAGATGCATTCCAGTCATTCCATGTCGGTCAGCAACTTGGAAGAGAACTTTCAGTACCATTTGACAAGAGGAAAAGCCACCCTGCTGCTCTGTCCACATCAAACTATGGTGTCAGCAAGAAGGAACTCTTGAAAGCATGCATGTCGAGAGAGCTATTACTGATGAAGAGAAATTCCTTTGTATATGCTTTTAGAGCATTTCAGGTTTGCAATATATTCTGCACAGCTCAGGGCCATAAGTCTATAGATTCTGTAATCATAACACATTCTGATTTTGTTCTTGCAGCTCATGATCATGGCAATTATCATGATGACTCTATTCCTCAGAACCAACATGCACCATGATTCAGTCAATGACGGGGTGATTTACATGGGTGCCTTGTACTTCTTAATCCTAATTCACTTGTATAATGGCTTTTCTGAGCTTGCTTTGACCGTCATAAAGCTTCCTGTTTTCTTCAAGCAACGAGACTATCTCTTTTATCCAGCATGGGCTTATGCTCTACCAGCATGGATTTTGAAGATTCCTATAACATTAATTGAAGTTGCTGTCTCCGTGTTCTTGAGTTACTATGTTGTAGGATTTGACCCAAGCGTTGCAAGGTAGAAATTCATGTGTCCTAGTTGAAATCTGATATTGCTGATTCTCGAACTCAATGGCATAATGCCTTCTTTTCAGGCTATTTAAGCAGTATTTGCTGCTCCTATTGGTCAATCAGATGGCCTCTGGACTCTTCAAATTCATGGCTGTGCTAGGTAGGAATTTGGTAGTTGCAAATACGATAGCATCCTTTGCTCTGCTTGTCCTGACAGTGCTTGGAGGATTCATCTTATCACATGGTATGTTCTGCTTAGTGTCTGTCATTCTATTCTAGACCAACTTCATTGTCCAGCTTCGGTTCGATTCAATGATAGGAACTTTATGCCTCTTATTTGACAGATGATGTGAAGAAATGGTGGATATGGGGTTACTGGATCTCACCACTAATGTATGCACAGAATTCAATCTCGACAAACGAGTTCTTAGCAAAAAGTTGGAAACAAGTAAGAGAAGACATTCTTGCTCCGAAGAACGAACCATTTGAGAGAACATTTGACCTCATTTCTGCAGAAATTTAATTGCAGGTTGTGCCTAGATCAGAAAAGGCTCTGGGAGTGATGATTTTGAAGTCTCGTGGAATTTTTCCAGAGGCAAAATGGTATTGGATTGGAGTAGGTGCATTGGCTGGATACGTTTTACTGTTTAACAGTCTCTTCACTCTTGCTTTGACATATCTAAAACGTGAGTATCGATAAGAAAACACCATGCTGATGTCATTGTAAAACGAATTCAAAGTAGAGTAGCTGTGTTTAAAACCATTCTTTTGAATGCTTGCAGCGTATGGAAAAGCTCAGCCAAGTTTAACTGAAGAAGCATTGAGGGATAAACATGTGAATATAACAGGAGTTCCCTTTGAACCTTCATCTAGAGGAAATCCTGATCCTCCCACTAAATCTAAAAGTATGCTAAGAGCTTAGACTAAAAGATGCtcctttattggtttgagctaACTGTTGTTTGAACAAATGCAGGAAATACTGCAATATATCCAAATGCGTCCTCATCTGTATTAACTGCCGGTGATAACCAAGCCAGGAAAGGGATGGTCCTGCCATTTACACCTCTTTCCATTACCTTCGACAGCATAAAATACTCGGTAGACATGCCTCAGGTATTTTCTTTTCTCGAGGAGGAAACTTGTTTCTGTGCAAGTAATCCAAATTGTTAGTTCCATGCATAACCATTATTTTGGAGTGCCTTTGGCGTGTAGGAAATGAGAGCACAAGGCATCGAAGAGGATAGATTACTTCTGCTGAAGGGTGTCAGTGGCTCATTCAGGCCTGGAGTTCTTACAGCGCTGATGGGTGTAACTGGTGCTGGTAAGACTACTCTGATGGATGTATTGGCTGGGAGAAAGACAGGTGGGTGCATAGAGGGTGATATTTTCGTAGCTGGCTTTCCCAAGAAGCAAGAAACTTTTGCTCGTGTATCAGGTTATTGTGAACAGAATGATATCCATTCACCACACGTGACTGTCTATGAATCTCTTGTGTACTCGGCATGGCTGCGATTATCTGCTGAAGTTGATTCTGCAACTAGGATGGTTAGTTTCAATGACAGAAAGGTTGAATCCTGACTGCTTTTTTCCGAGTACCATCCACCTGTGAACTAACTACCATAGCTAATTTGTTACAGATGTTCATTGAAGAGGTCATGGAGCTTATTGAGCTGAAATCATTGAGAGAAGCACTGGTCGGATTACCTGGTGTGAATGGCTTGTCAACTGAGCAACGCAAGAGGCTAACCATTGCTGTTGAGCTTGTTGCAAACCCTTCTATAATATTCATGGATGAACCTACCTCTGGACTTGACGCAAGGGCTGCAGCAATCGTCATGAGGACTGTGAGGAACACTGTGGACACTGGGAGAACTGTAGTGTGCACAATTCACCAGCCTAGTATTGATATTTTTGATGCTTTTGATGAGGTAAAAGGTCACGAAATTCTAGTGTTCTGAGTTGAATTTGAATCTCAGCCAACATGCATGATTCTTTAATATCTTTCTTTTCTGATTGCAGCTTTTCCTTATGGAGAGAGGTGGGGAAGAGATTTATGTAGGTCCAATAGGCCATCATTCTTGTCACTTAATTAAGTACTTTGAGGTGAGACAACAAGAGACTAGACATGTATGCCTTCCTTTATACTTCCAGTAATATAGTGGGTGGTTACAAATTCTGTCATCTTATCTAGGGAGTCAAAGGAGTAAGGAAGATCAAAGATGGGTATAACCCTGCAACATGGATGTTGGAAGTGACTTCAGAGGCTCAGGAAGACATTCTTGGTGTCAATTTTAGTGATATCTACAAGAATTCAGAACTGTTTCGGTGCGTTAACCTACCACATCTTCAGGTTAGTTTAAAAAGGAACTGTAATCATGACTAATTATATATTGGTCTTGCATCACAGGAGGAACAAGGCGCTGATCAAAGAACTCAGCACTCCCCCACCTGGTTCAAGTGAtctttatttccaaactcagtacTCAAGGTCTTTTCCGACACAATGCATGGCTTGCCTCTGGAAACAAAAATTGTCATATTGGAGAAATCCTTCATACACCGCAGTGAGGTTTTTCTTTACTGTAGTCATAGCCTTATTGTTCGGAACCATATTTTGGAATCTCGGAAGCAAGAGGTAGGAATTTCTAGAACCCCTACTGGCTCTCATGTTATTTGTCATCCATGTGCTTGCTACCTTGCTTTCTCTTGGTCTGAAATTAATGGATTGCACCATTGAAATGACTCATTTCAGGAAGAAACGACAAGATTTATTCAATGCAATGGGTTCTGTCTATGCTTCTGTCCTTTTTATGGGGTGTACATATGCTTCATCAGTTCAACCAGTTGTTGCTGTCGAACGGACAGTCTTTTACAGAGAGAGAGCTGCAGGGATGTATTCAGCACTGCCGTATGCAGTTGGACAGGTATTTACTATGAGGTCAACTAGCTGAAGTTATCCTTAAGCTTCTTGTGATTGTACTTGTGATTGTAATGTAAATCATTGAGCTTCTTGCAGTAGTCATGTAAAACCATCGTGGTGTAATCAAGTCGTTCCATTTGCAGGTTGCAATTGAGGTGCCCTATGTCCTCATCCAATCTGTCGTTTATGGAGTTATTGTGTATGCTATGATTGGGTTCGAATGGACAGCTGATAAATTCTTTTGGTACCTGTTCTTCCTGTCCTTCACGATGCTATACTTCACATACTATGGGATGATGACAGTAGGGTTGACTCCCAACTACAACATTGCTGCCATAGTTTCTTCTGCATTTTATGGAATATGGAATCTCTTTGCAGGATTTGTTATCCCCCGACCGGTAAGCTCAGCTCCATTACTCCCATACAAGCATCTAAcgtttatctaaatgaatctgcAACCTAAATTATCTGGTTTTCCTGTTGTCACCTCAGAGAATGGCTGTTTGGTGGAGATGGTATTATTGGGCATGCCCTGTTTCGTGGACGGTCTATGGATTGGTTACTTCACAGTTTGGGGATGTTCACGAAAGGCTCGACTCGGGCGAGACTGTGGTTGAATTCCTGAGGGACTTCTTCGGATTCAGGCACGACTTCTTGGGAGTGGTCGCGGTGATGGTTGTTGGTTTTGCTGCTCTTTTTGCATTCCAATTCGCTGTGGCAATCAAAGTGCTCAACTTCCAAAGAAGATAATGGGAGAAACGTGACTCGAGTAGATTAGCCTTGGATCAAGTAATTTTATGTACAtgtagttttttttgtttttgggtgcAGCAAGGAACACTTGACTACATGCGCTTCTCTTGATTGCAAGTGAAGAGGCTTGCAAATGGCTTCAGCATTAATTGTCAACTATAGGATGAACATTGTGGACTTTGCATTTAGGAACGGGCTAATCATCTTTATACGTATGCATTCTTTTCATTTTTGGATGGTTGAGACTGCTATTAGTGATTTCAATTTGTTACATCCAATTAGATCATAATGACGAGAAATAATGATGAtaggaaaataataattaaaagtaCAATGTGCTCATTCTTAACAGAGAAACGCAGCATAGTTCAAAGGTGCAGTGGCAAACAGTTTTCCTATTTGTAAAGTACTCAAAAA
This genomic stretch from Musa acuminata AAA Group cultivar baxijiao chromosome BXJ3-9, Cavendish_Baxijiao_AAA, whole genome shotgun sequence harbors:
- the LOC135649344 gene encoding ABC transporter G family member 44-like isoform X2, which codes for MDIVEAYRGGSATVNSSSIWRRGEDAVFSRSFSRDGEDDEEALKWAALEKLPTYDRVRRGLLLMSEGEHREIDVNRIALEERKRLLERLVRVAEEDNERFLLKLRERIHRVELEFPTIEVRYQHLNIVADAYIGNRGLPTFFNSYLNAVEAFANYLHLLPSKKKPLSILHDVCGIIKPHRMTLLLGPPGSGKTTLLLALAGKLNSELKVSGTVTYNGHNMDEFVPRRTAAYISQHDLHVGEMTVRETLAFSARCQGVGSRYDMLTELSRREKAANIKPDPDVDIFMKATSIDGQETNVITDYILKVLGLESCADTMIGDEMLRGISGGQKKRVTTGEMIVGPSRALFMDEISTGLDSSTTFQIVNSLRQTVHILSATCVISLLQPAPETYELFDDIILLSEGQIVYQGPCENVLEFFESMGFRCPERKGVADFLQEVTSMKDQQQYWVRTNELYRYVPIREFADAFQSFHVGQQLGRELSVPFDKRKSHPAALSTSNYGVSKKELLKACMSRELLLMKRNSFVYAFRAFQLMIMAIIMMTLFLRTNMHHDSVNDGVIYMGALYFLILIHLYNGFSELALTVIKLPVFFKQRDYLFYPAWAYALPAWILKIPITLIEVAVSVFLSYYVVGFDPSVARLFKQYLLLLLVNQMASGLFKFMAVLGRNLVVANTIASFALLVLTVLGGFILSHDDVKKWWIWGYWISPLMYAQNSISTNEFLAKSWKQVVPRSEKALGVMILKSRGIFPEAKWYWIGVGALAGYVLLFNSLFTLALTYLKPYGKAQPSLTEEALRDKHVNITGVPFEPSSRGNPDPPTKSKRNTAIYPNASSSVLTAGDNQARKGMVLPFTPLSITFDSIKYSVDMPQEMRAQGIEEDRLLLLKGVSGSFRPGVLTALMGVTGAGKTTLMDVLAGRKTGGCIEGDIFVAGFPKKQETFARVSGYCEQNDIHSPHVTVYESLVYSAWLRLSAEVDSATRMMFIEEVMELIELKSLREALVGLPGVNGLSTEQRKRLTIAVELVANPSIIFMDEPTSGLDARAAAIVMRTVRNTVDTGRTVVCTIHQPSIDIFDAFDELFLMERGGEEIYVGPIGHHSCHLIKYFEGVKGVRKIKDGYNPATWMLEVTSEAQEDILGVNFSDIYKNSELFRRNKALIKELSTPPPGSSDLYFQTQYSRSFPTQCMACLWKQKLSYWRNPSYTAVRFFFTVVIALLFGTIFWNLGSKRKKRQDLFNAMGSVYASVLFMGCTYASSVQPVVAVERTVFYRERAAGMYSALPYAVGQVAIEVPYVLIQSVVYGVIVYAMIGFEWTADKFFWYLFFLSFTMLYFTYYGMMTVGLTPNYNIAAIVSSAFYGIWNLFAGFVIPRPRMAVWWRWYYWACPVSWTVYGLVTSQFGDVHERLDSGETVVEFLRDFFGFRHDFLGVVAVMVVGFAALFAFQFAVAIKVLNFQRR
- the LOC135649344 gene encoding ABC transporter G family member 44-like isoform X1; its protein translation is MDIVEAYRGGSATVNSSSIWRRGEDAVFSRSFSRDGEDDEEALKWAALEKLPTYDRVRRGLLLMSEGEHREIDVNRIALEERKRLLERLVRVAEEDNERFLLKLRERIHRVELEFPTIEVRYQHLNIVADAYIGNRGLPTFFNSYLNAVEAFANYLHLLPSKKKPLSILHDVCGIIKPHRMTLLLGPPGSGKTTLLLALAGKLNSELKVSGTVTYNGHNMDEFVPRRTAAYISQHDLHVGEMTVRETLAFSARCQGVGSRYDMLTELSRREKAANIKPDPDVDIFMKATSIDGQETNVITDYILKVLGLESCADTMIGDEMLRGISGGQKKRVTTGEMIVGPSRALFMDEISTGLDSSTTFQIVNSLRQTVHILSATCVISLLQPAPETYELFDDIILLSEGQIVYQGPCENVLEFFESMGFRCPERKGVADFLQEVTSMKDQQQYWVRTNELYRYVPIREFADAFQSFHVGQQLGRELSVPFDKRKSHPAALSTSNYGVSKKELLKACMSRELLLMKRNSFVYAFRAFQLMIMAIIMMTLFLRTNMHHDSVNDGVIYMGALYFLILIHLYNGFSELALTVIKLPVFFKQRDYLFYPAWAYALPAWILKIPITLIEVAVSVFLSYYVVGFDPSVARLFKQYLLLLLVNQMASGLFKFMAVLGRNLVVANTIASFALLVLTVLGGFILSHDDVKKWWIWGYWISPLMYAQNSISTNEFLAKSWKQVVPRSEKALGVMILKSRGIFPEAKWYWIGVGALAGYVLLFNSLFTLALTYLKPYGKAQPSLTEEALRDKHVNITGVPFEPSSRGNPDPPTKSKRNTAIYPNASSSVLTAGDNQARKGMVLPFTPLSITFDSIKYSVDMPQEMRAQGIEEDRLLLLKGVSGSFRPGVLTALMGVTGAGKTTLMDVLAGRKTGGCIEGDIFVAGFPKKQETFARVSGYCEQNDIHSPHVTVYESLVYSAWLRLSAEVDSATRMVSFNDRKMFIEEVMELIELKSLREALVGLPGVNGLSTEQRKRLTIAVELVANPSIIFMDEPTSGLDARAAAIVMRTVRNTVDTGRTVVCTIHQPSIDIFDAFDELFLMERGGEEIYVGPIGHHSCHLIKYFEGVKGVRKIKDGYNPATWMLEVTSEAQEDILGVNFSDIYKNSELFRRNKALIKELSTPPPGSSDLYFQTQYSRSFPTQCMACLWKQKLSYWRNPSYTAVRFFFTVVIALLFGTIFWNLGSKRKKRQDLFNAMGSVYASVLFMGCTYASSVQPVVAVERTVFYRERAAGMYSALPYAVGQVAIEVPYVLIQSVVYGVIVYAMIGFEWTADKFFWYLFFLSFTMLYFTYYGMMTVGLTPNYNIAAIVSSAFYGIWNLFAGFVIPRPRMAVWWRWYYWACPVSWTVYGLVTSQFGDVHERLDSGETVVEFLRDFFGFRHDFLGVVAVMVVGFAALFAFQFAVAIKVLNFQRR